A stretch of Arachis hypogaea cultivar Tifrunner chromosome 15, arahy.Tifrunner.gnm2.J5K5, whole genome shotgun sequence DNA encodes these proteins:
- the LOC112751203 gene encoding uncharacterized protein, translated as MPRKPGTPLVVQPELLLPLIIKPKPPWMERQIRELILQVHSDVLKRLHFRIPATVLDNIVLMLYYFDHHTIKDSWLHRVTWVTLELLQHAQSIGIAMKLQMSLQKMKIMTQRRIKSSRSMTMSTTCLPHMKLNIKATPSENGVTKKMDLTVKEALALPPERKIYSNITKSCNKLVR; from the exons ATGCCTAGAAAACCCGGTACACCGTTAGTAGTGCAGCCGGAACTATTGCTGCCCCTGATAATCAAACCCAAGCCACCTTG GATGGAACGACAGATACGGGAGCTAATACTTCAAGTGCACAGCGACGTGCTAAAGCGCCTCCACTTCCGTATTCCCGCAACAGTACTTGACAATATCGTGTTAATGTTGTACTATTTCGACCACCACACAATAAAAGACAGTTGGCTCCATCGAGTGACATGGGTGACACTCGAGCTCCTGCAACACGCACAGAGCATTGGGATCGCGATGAAGTTGCAGAtgtctcttcagaagatgaagatTATGACCCAGAGAAGGATAAAGTCGAGTCGTTCGATGACCATGTCGACGACTTGTTTGCCGCACATGAAGTTGAACATCAAGGCAACGCCATCAG AAAATGGCGTGACAAAAAAGATGGATCTGACGGTTAAGGAGGCATTAGCACTTCCTCCTGAAAGGAAGATCTACTCCAACATAACAAAGAGTTGCAACAAGTTGGTCAGGTAG